In Lapillicoccus jejuensis, the DNA window CATCGGGTAGAGCGGCCACGGCGAGCTGCCGGTCACCGGCGCTTCGCCACCGCGCAGCGGGTCCGGCCGCAGCTGCACCGGGCACAGCCACAGCGGCTCGACCGGGACCTCGCGCAGGAACCAGTCGAGGAACTCGGCGGTGCGCGACAGCGGGATCTCGACGTCCTGGACGACGCGCTCGCGCGCCGGCCTCCCGCGGCGCTCGTCGAGCCGGGCCATGACCTTGTGACGGTTCTCGAAGGCGACGATCTTCCAGTAGACGTCCGAGCGGAGCCGGCTCTTGGGCCACAGCCGCCGCACGAGCGGGTGCTGGGCGCCGAACGCGCGCGAGCACCAGAACCAGTCGGTGTCCCACCGCCACAGGTAGTCGCGCACGGTGAGCAGGTCGCGCTCGCGCTGCTGCAGCGAGCGGTAGAAGACCTGCTGGCCCGTGTAGTCGCTGGGGCGGGTGCCGGGACCGTCGGGGTGCTCGTCGAGCGAGTCGGCCCACCGGCCGAGGGTCAGGTACGCCTCGTCGCGGGAGAAGACGACGCCGTCGAGGAAGTCGACCGGCTCGCCGTCCCAGCGCCGCTCGCGCATGATCGCGGCGATCGCGTCGGTGACGGCGCTGAGGTCGTGGAAGGGGACGTGCCGCAGGGCGACGTACGGGTGCACGCGCTCGACCTCGATGGTGAGCGAGAGCGCGTAGCCGAGCGAGCCGTAGCTGTTGGGGAACGAGCGGAAGAGGTCGGCGTGCTCGCCGTCCGGCGTCGCCGTGACGACCTCGCCGTCGCCGGTGAGGACCTCGGCCTCGAGCACCGACTCGTGCGGGAGGCCGTTGCGGAAGGACGTCGACTCGATGCCGAGGCCGGTGACCGCGCCGCCGAGGGTGATCGTCTTCAGCTGCGGGACGACGAGCGGCGTGCAGCCCTGGGCGAGGGTGGCCTCCACGAGGTGCTCGTACGTCGTCATGCCCTGAACCCGTGCGGTGAGGCTCACCGGGTCGACGTCGATGGCGCGGTCGAAGGCGCCGACGTCGAGGCCGGGGCCGACGGCCGCGGCGCGGGGGCGGAACAGGTTGCTGGTGCGCTTGGCGAGGCGTACCGGAGCGTCCTGCGGGAGGCTCGCGTACTGCGCCCGCACCTCGCGGGTCGCCGACGCGTGCTCGGCGGGAGTGGCGAGACGGGCGTGCGGCACAGCCAGCATCAAACCACTACTCGCCGGTACGACGCCCCACGGGCCCGGGACGCGGTGCCGTCGCCACCCGGTACGCCCGATACTTCGGGAGTGAGCACCGCCGCGGTCCCGCCCGCCCTCGACTACCCGTGGCCCGCGGACGACCTGACCGACGGGGTCGTCGTCGTGCGCGCCGCCCGGCCGGGCGACGAGGAGGCCTGGATGTCGGCGCTGACCGACCCCGAGGCCCGGCGCTGGAGCCCCCCGCTCGTGCGGGACGAGGCGCAGTGGCGCGACCGGTTCACGACGATGCTCGGCCAGACCGCCACGGACGCGGTGGTCGACCGGGTCGTCGCCGACCCCGGCGACGACCGGTTCCTCGGGCTGGTCGACTGGCGTCGTACGGGCCCGGAGCTGTTCCGCTGCGTCGACGTCGGCTACGTGACGGCGCCGGGCGAGCGCGGGCGGGGCGTCGCCTCGCGCGGGCTGAGCCTGCTCGTGCCGTGGCTGCTGGCCGCCGACGGGCTCGGCCAGCACCGCGTCCAGCTCGACCACGCCGTCGAGAACGTCGGCTCGTGCCGGACCGCCGTGCGCGGCGGGCTGCGGCGCGAGGGCACGCGGACGTCGTTCCTGCCGCTCGCGGAGGCGGACGGCGTCGTGGTGTTCCACGACATCTGCCAGCACGGGGTCGTCGGGGCGGACTGACCCGGTCCGTCTTCTTGCCGGTCAGGTGGTGGCGCCGCCGGCCAGGGCCTGGGTCACGAGGGAGGCGTTGTCGGTGACCCGCAGACCGTGCTCGTCGAGCAGCGTGTCCTCGAGACCGATCCGTGTGTCGTGGCCCTGGCGCTGCGCCCACCGCAGCACCGGCCAGGTCCACTGCTCCTCGCCGTGCACGAGGAGGGGGCACGGGACCGGCCCCAGGGCGGCGATGATGCGCTCGGCCGCCCAGAGCCCTTCGGCGCCGGGGGTGGTGCCGGGGATGGCCTCGACGAGGACGCGCAGCACTCGCTGAGGCCACCGGCTCTCGGCGAGGGCGGCGGCAGCGAGCGGCGTGAAGAGACCGGCCTCGATGCCGATGCCGTTCTCGTGCAACGCCTGCGCCACCTCGACGGCGCCGTCCTCGTGCCAGTTGACGCTGGCGTGGTCGGGGCCGCCGTCGGCGGGGCCGGGCCATCGCCGGACCGCCGCGAGCCGCGCGACCGGCTCGGGCTCGATCGCCTCGTGCGTGCTCACCCCCACCGGGACGCCGGGGGCGGCCTCGCGGATCGCGGCGAGGACGAGCCGGTGCAGGTCGCCGTCGAGCGTCTCGGCACCGCCGTCGGCCCGCGGGTGCACGTGGATGCCGTGGGCGCTCGCCGCGACGGCGGCGGCGGCCTGCGCGGCCAGCCGGGCCGCGGTGACCGGTACGCCCTCGAAGGGACGCCGGGCGCCGTTGAGGCAGACCTGCAGCACGACCTATCCCCCCGCCGCCAGGACCGCGTGGCAGGCGGCGAGCCGCTCGTGCCACCAGGCGACGCGGTCGGGCGGCGCGGCGAGCCGCTCGAGGGCGTCCTCGTCGACGTCGGGGGCGCCGACCGGGATGTGTCCCGCGACCGGGACGAGGGGGTTGGTGACGACGTCGTCGGTCAGCAGCTCGACGGTGCCGAGGCCGCAGTCGTGGGGCAGGTCGGGCAGGGCGGCGGCGAGGGCGGCGCCGGCGGCGATGCCGACGCTGGTGTCGATGGCGGAGGAGACCACCGCGGGCAGGCCGCAGGCCTGCACCACCTCGAGGGCGCGGCGGACGCCGCCGAGCGGGGCCACCTTGACGACGACGAGGTCGGCGGCGCCGAGGCGGGCGACGCGGACCGGGTCCTCGGCCTTGCGGACCGACTCGTCCGCGGCCACGAGGACGTCGATGCGCTTCTGCCGCAACGACTCCCGCAGGGCGACGAGCTCCTCGACGCTCACGCAGGGCTGCTCGGCGTACTCCAGCCCGTACGGCGCCAGCGCCGCCAGCGCCGTCGTCGCCTCGCCGACCGACCAGCCACCGTTGGCGTCGACCCGGACCCGGGCGCCCGGGCCCATGACGTCGCGGACGGCGGCGACGCGGGCGACGTCGTCGTCGAGGGTCTGACCCTTCTCGGCGACCTTGACCTTGGCGGTGCGGCAGCCGTCGTAGCGGGCGAGCAGGCCGGCGACGTCGTCGGCGGGGAGGGCGGGGACGGTCGCGTTGACCGGGACGGTGTCACGGAGCGGGACGGGGAAGCCGTCGTACGCCGCCTCGACCGCGGCGGCGAGCCAGCGGCTGGCCTCGGGGGCGTTGTACTCGAGGAAGGGGGCGAACTCGCCCCAGCCGGCGGGGCCGCGCAGCAGCAGCGCCTCACGGTGCGTGACGCCGCGGAACCGCACACGTAGCGGGATGCTCACGAGGCGGGACGCCTCGCGCAGCTCGCCCAGCGGTGGGAGCGGCGCCGTCATCGCGTGAAGACGGTCTCGGGGGCGTTCGCGAGGGCGAGGCGCACGCGCTCGGCGTGCCGGTCCGACATCGGCGGCAGCGCGTCGACGGGGAACCAGCGTGCGTCGACGGACTCGTCGTCGCCGACGGCGGGCTCGCCGGAGACCCACGAGCAGCGGAAGACCAGCTCGAGGTACTGCGACTCGTCGCCGTTGGCGTAGGTGATGACGGGGCTGACGGTGACCCAGACGAGCCGGTCGGCCCGGGCGACGACGCAGGCCTCCTCGAGGCACTCGCGCACGGCGGTGACGGCCGGCTCCTCCCCCGGGTCGACGATGCCGGTGACGGGGGTCCACTCGAGGGTGTCGCTGCGCTGCACGAGCAGGACCTCCTCACCGCCTGCGTCCTGGCGGTCGCGGACCACGACGGCGGCGGCGCCGCTCAGCCACAGCGGCATGGTGCCGACCTTGTCGCGCAGGGCGAGGATGAAGTCCGGGGTGGGCACGGGTCGAGCCTAGGCTGTCGGTCGTGAGCGAGCCCGTGCAGCGCAGCGTCAGCGAGACCTTCGACCCGTCAGCGTGGACGGCGGTGGAGGGGTTCGAGGACCTCACCGACGTGACGTACCACCGGGCGGTCGGCCTGGGCGCCGTCAGGGTCGCCTTCGACCGGCCCGAGGTGCTCAACGCGTTTCGGCCGCACACGGTCGACGAGCTCCACCGCGTGCTCGACCACGCGCGTCGTACGCCCGACGTGGGGTGCGTGCTGCTGACCGGGAACGGGCCGGGGCCGGAGGGCACCGGGTCGGCCGGGAAGTGGGCGTTCTGCTCCGGCGGCGACCAGCGGATCCGCGGGCGGTCGGGGTACCAGTACGCGACCGGCGAGACCGGCGACACCGTCGACGAGCGGCGGGTCAAGGCCGAGGGCGGGCGGCTGCACATCCTCGAGGTGCAGCGGCTGATCCGCACCATGCCGAAGGTCGTCGTCGCCGTCGTGAACGGCTGGGCCGCCGGCGGCGGACACTCGCTGCACGTCGTCTGCGACCTGACCATCGCCTCGCGCGAGCACGCGCGGTTCAAGCAGACCGACGCCGACGTGGGCTCGTTCGACGGCGGCTACGGGTCGGCGTACCTCGCGAAGATGGTGGGGCAGAAGCGGGCTCGCGAGATCTTCTTCCTGGGAAGGACCTACTCGGGAGAGGAGATGCGCGAGATGGGCGCGGTCAACCTCGTCGCCGACCACGCCGAGCTCGAGGCCACCGCGCTCCAGGTCGCGCGCGAGATCATGGGCAAGAGCCCGCAGGCCCAGCGGATGCTGAAATTCGCCTTCAACCTCCTCGACGACGGGCTCATGGGCCAGCAGGTCTTCGCCGGTGAGGCGACCCGGCTGGCCTACATGACCGACGAGGCCGTCGAGGGGCGCGACCAGTTCCTTGAGAAGCGCGACCCCGACTGGTCACCGTTCCCCTGGTACTTCTGAGGCACCCCACCTGTTGCCACGTTCTGCGCGGTGACGGCGTGCTCAGCGAGAGCAAAGCCGCACCTTCAATATCGAAGACCCCTCGCCGGTCGTCAGCAGGAGGCCTAGAGTCGAGCGGCATGGGGGAAAACGATCAAGATCGTCTGTCCGCGACTGCTCTTCAGACCATCGGCGCAGTCTCCAAGTTGCCATTGGTCAGAGTCGACCGTGATGCGTTTCTTCGGAGACAGTTCGGCAAGTCGGAACATCTGGACGCCGTCATCAGTGAGGGCCCCCACGTCGTCTACTCGGCCAAGTCGCTGCGGAAAATGGCCGACGGCCTTATTCGTCGGAGCGCCACGCGAACGTCACTCGCCTCGTTCGCCTCTGGAATTCCTGGCAACCCTGTCGTCATGGTGGCGGCAGGCGGTGCGGACGTAGCTCAGTACTTCGGCTTTGCTATCAACCTGGCGCAGCAGATTGCGTATCTCTTCGGTGAGGACGACTTGTTTGACGGAGGAGGCGAACTCAGCGAGGAAGCCCAGATGCGCATCATCGCCTACCTCGGGGCCATGTTCGGCGCCGCCGGCGCCGCCGCCCTTGTGTCGCAGACCTCGAAGGTGGCGGGCGAGAACATCGGCAAGAAGCTGGCCGCTCAGGCCCTGACCAGAACGGCCTGGTACCCGCTAGTCAAGAAGGTGGGTGCGGCTATCGGCGTCAAGATCACGAAGAAGACGGTGGAGAAGACAGTGACTAAGGCCGTGCCCGTCGTCGGTGGTGTCGTGTCCGGTGGTCTCACCTACTTCACGTTCACGCCCATGGGGCATGGGCTGGCCGACACTCTCTATCGCAACGCGCTCGGCGAGTTCGACGAAGCGATGGATCTGAACCCTGGGTTCGTCGCTGATCAGAGCAGGGCAAAAGACCAAGACCGAGAGTAGGGCCCTGAGGCAGTTCTCGGCCCGACAGGCCGGACGGATCGCACGCCGACAACGATTTTCGCGGTCCACGGCGAATTCTCGTGCATGCGCCGGATGGTCCGCGCGTCACACAGCGGCCCGGACTCAGCGGGCTCGGCGGGCTCGGCGGGCTCGGCGGGCTCGGCGGGCTCGGCGGGCTCGGCGGGCTCGGCGGGCTCGGCGGGCTCGGCGGGCTCGGCGGGGCCAGCATGTCAGCGCTGGCGTCGCCGAAACGTCAGTCCTCATCAACGACGATTGCGTCTGACTCCGGCGTCAGCTCGAACACGACACGCTCAGGAAATTCGACCTCCTCGACGAGCACCCGAAGCGCGTACCGGCCGACAGTGGCGTCCAGCTGCTTGGCGTCATCATGGGCCGCGTCGGCAAGGGTCACGACTCCAGATGCGGTGACGAACTCTCCCTCGTACACGCACGTCAGCTCGTCCGGGCAGCGACCCACCCACACCTCGGCCGTCGCCTCCCCGTCGACCTCGTGCTGGATGCGCGCCACCACGATCGAGCGGGCAGCGGCGACCCCCCGGTCGTCCAGGAGCGAGGGCACCTGTTCTCTCGATGAGGGATCACCCATCACCGTCAAGCCCCAGGGCCAGTCGCGGCGAACAAGCAGCACCTGTCGTCCCTCGGGCATGCGCACAGTATGGGCGGCCGGTAGGGACCGCCGCGCGGAAAGTGGCAACAAGTGGGGTCTTGCAGGCGGACACTCCGCGGGGTGTCGTCAGTCGCCGGCGAGCGAACGCAGGTACTCGGCGTTCCCGCGCAGCGCGGCGGCGTACCGCTTCGCGTCGTCAGCCTCGCCACCCTCGGCGCTCGAGGCGACCGCCTCGAGGAGAAGCGCGACCGCCTCGTCGAGCCGTCCCGCCGCGTGCAGCGTCAGCGCCTCGAAGGCCATGAGCGACACCGACTCCGGGTACGCCTCGCGGGCCTGCGCGAACACCACGAGCGACCTCTCGGTCTCGCCGAGGTTGCGCAGCGTCGAGCCGTACTGCACGCCGCATCGCCGCAGCACGTCGCCCTCGAGCCCGGCGTCGAGCGCGCGCTCGTAGAACCCGCGGGCCACCTCCTCCTCCCCCGCGGTGTCGTGCGCTCCCCCGACCTCGTAGAGCACGCGGGCGTCGTCCGGGTGCTCTACGAGGACCCGGTGCAGCGCCTCGATCGTCGGCTGCATGGCGTCCCGGTCGCGCGCGGCGACGATCCGGTCCAGCTCGGCGTCGAGCTCGGCCCGCGCCGGGTCCGTCGCCCCGCCCACCGGCGGCGCCCAGCCCGGGCGCGGGACGAGGCAGAACGGGTGACCGGCCGGGTCGGCCCACACGTGCGCCGCGGCGTCGAGAGACCGCGCCCCGAGACGCCGTACGGCGTCGTCCGCCGCCTCCACGTCGTCCACCATGACGTCGAGGTGGACCTGCTGCGGCACACGCGGATCCGGCCACGTCGACGGCGCCAGGCCCGGTGCGCGCTGGAACGCCCACCCCGACGTGGTCGTGTCCTGCGACACGACCACGAAGTCGTCCGAGGAATGGGTCACCGGGAGACCGAGCACCTGCGACCAGAACTCCGCCGCAGCGGACGGGTCGGGGGCGTCGAGGATCACGTGGTGCGCGCGGCCGATCACGGACCCCACCCTGCCGCTACCGTCGCCCCGTGCGCGACCTCGTGGCCGAGTGGACCTCCCCGCAGGGGGTCGAGGACCTGACCGGCTGGGTCGACGACGTCCTCGTCGCCCGCGGCGAGCACCGCCGCGGCCCGCTCGACCCGATCCGGGTCCGCTTCTGGTCGGCCGTGTTCCGCCTCGACACCGACCACGGCCGGCGCTGGGTGAAGCTCGGCAACCCGGGCCAGGCGTTCGAGGGCGCGCTGCTGCGGCAGCTCGGCGCGCTCGTCCCCGACGAGGTGCTGGCCCCGCTCGCCGTGGACGAGACCGCCGGCCGCTGGCTGCTCCCCGACGGCGGTCCGACCCTGCGCGACGCCGGCGCCGAGTCCGTCGCCGACCGCGCCGCGCTGCTCGTCCAGGTGGCCGACCTGCAGCAGCGCACCGCCGGGGAGCGGCACCGGCTCACCGCCGTCCCCGCCCTCCCGCAGGCCGACACGACGCCGTACGTCGTCGCGCTGGTCGACCGGCTCGCCGCCCTCCCCCCGGACGACCCGCAGTCGGTCACCGCCGAGCAGGTCGCCCGGTGGCGCCGTGGCCTCGACGCCCTCGACGCCGCGGTCGCCCGGCTGATCGCGCTCGGGCTGCCCGACACCCTCCAGCCGGCGACGTCCACGCCGACAACGCCTGCGTCCCGCTCCACCCGGGCGGTCCCGCGCGGCTGCTCGACCTCGGCGACGCCGTGTGGGGCCATCCGTTCGGCGTGCTGCACCTGCCGCTGCGCCAGGCCGTCGGGGCCCGGCTCACCGACCCGCTCCCCGAGGGCGACGCCGTCACCGCGCTCGCCGGCGCCTACTCGACCGGTGGCCGGCCGTCCCTCGCGACCCGGGCGAGCGGCGCCGGCTGCTCGACGACGCCGACCGGGTCGGCGCCATCCACCGGGTCGCCTCCTGGGAGCGGCTGCTCGCCCCCGTCGACCCGGCGTCGGTCCCCCCGCCCGTGCCGCGCCTCGCGGACTGGGTGCAGCAGGCGTGCCGGACCTGGGAAGCGGCTGGGTGGTGCGAGCGGCGCGGGACGACCCGGCGCGGGCGGGTCTAGCGTCCGGGAGATGACGACCCCGATGACCCGGCGACGCCGGTTCCGCATCTCGAGCGTGGCCCGCCTCGTCGTCTCCGGCCTGGTCGGCCTCGTCGCCGGCGGGGTCGTCGGGCTCCTCGTCGACGCGCCGTACGGCGTCCTCGCCGGCTGGATGGGCGCGGCCGGCACCTTCCTGATCTGGACGTGGCTGCTCGTCGGGCGCATGGACGCCGACCGGACCCGGCGGCACGCGAGGTACGACGACGCCGGGCGGCGGGTCACCGACGCCGTCGTCCTCGTCGCCGCCGTCGCCAGCCTCGGCGCGGTGGCCCTGCTGCTCACCGCGAGCAGCTCGGGCTCGAAGGTGCTCCAGGCGCTGCTCAGCGTCGTCTCCGTCGCCGTGAGCTGGTTCGCGGTCCACACCATCTTCACGCTGCGCTACGGCGGGCTCTGGTACGGCGACGGGCCGCACGGTCCCGACGGGCCGCCCGCCGGCGGGATCGGCTTCAACGAGGACGACCCACCGCGGTACGCCGACTTCGCCTACTTCGCCTTCACCGTCGGCATGACCTTCCAGGTCTCCGACACCGACATCTCCCGCACGGACATCCGGGCGCTCGTCCTGCGGCACGCGCTGCTGTCCTACCTGCTCGGCGCCGTCGTCGTCGCGGCGACGATCAACCTCGTGTCCGGGCTCGCGCACTGACCTCCCCGGCTCCTCGTGACCCGCGCCACAGGCGCAAGATGGGAGGCATGAGCAGCGACGCGACGCCGTACCGCATCGAGCACGACACGATGGGCGAGGTGCGCGTCCCGCGCGACGCGCTCTACCAGGCGCAGACCCAGCGCGCCGTGGAGAACTTCCCCATCAGCGGGCGCCCGATCGAGCCCGCGCTCATCGCCGCGCTCGGCCGCGTCAAGGGCGCGGCCGCCCGCGCCAACGCCGAGCTCGGGGTCCTGCCGCAGCCGGTCGCCGACGCCGTCGTCGCCGCCGCGGCGCGGGTCGCCGCGGGCGAGCTCGACGACGAGTTCCCCATCGACACCTTCCAGACCGGGTCCGGCACGTCGAGCAACATGAACACCAACGAGGTGGTCGCGACCCTCGCCACGCGGTCCCTCGGCGACCGGGTCCACCCCAACGACCACGTCAACGCGAGCCAGTCGAGCAACGACGTCTTCCCCACCGCGGTCCACCTCGCGACGACGCAGGCCCTCGTCGAGGACGTCGTCCCGGCGCTCACCCACCTCGCGGAGTCGTTGGAGCGCAAGGCCGCCGAGCTCGGGCACGTCGTCAAGGCCGGGCGCACGCACCTCATGGACGCGACGCCGGTGACGATCGGCCAGGAGCTCGGCGGGTACGCCGCCCAGGTCCGGCACGGCATCGAGCGGGTGCGGGCGACGCTCCCCCGGGTCGCCGAGCTGCCGCTCGGTGGGACGGCCGTCGGCACCGGCATCAACACCCCGAAGGGGTTCGCGGAGAGGGTGATCCGCCTGCTCGCCGACGAGACCGGGCTGCCGCTGACCGAGGCCCGGGACCACTTCGAGGCGCAGGGCGCGCGCGACGGGCTCGTCGAGGCGAGCGGGGCGCTCAAGACCGTCGCCGTGTCGTTGACCAAGATCTGCAACGACCTGCGCTGGATGGGCTCCGGCCCGCGCGCCGGCCTCGGCGAGATCGCCATCCCGGACCTGCAGCCCGGCAGCTCGATCATGCCCGGCAAGGTCAACCCCGTCATCTGCGAGGCGACGCTCATGGTGTGCGCGCAGGTCATCGGCAACGACACGACCGTCACCGTCGCCGGGATGCAGGGCGCCTTCGAGCTCAACGTCATGATGCCGGTCATGGCGCGCAACGTCCTCGAGTCGGCGCGGCTGCTGGCCGCCTCCGCCCGGGTGCTGGCCGACCGGTGCGTCGACGGGATCACCGCCCACGAGGAGCACGCGCGCGAGCTCGCCGAGTCCAGCCCCTCGATCGTCACGCCGCTCAACCGGTACATCGGGTACGAGAACGCGGCCGCCGTCGCCAAGACCGCGCTGAAGGAGGGCAAGACGATCCGGCAGGTCGTCGTCGAGAAGGGCTTCGTCGCCGACGACGGCGGGGAGGGCACGCTCACCGAGGCGCAGCTCGACGCCGCCCTCGACGTGCTGTCGATGACGCGGCGCCCTTGAGGCGTCGCGCGGCCGTTCACCTGCGGGACACCCGCCCGGCCTAGGGTCACGAGGATGACGACGGTGCGTCCCCTCGCGGTGCCCACGGGCCCGCGCGTCGCGCAGGTGCTGCCCGCCCTCGAGGCCGCTCTGCGCGGTGGCGCCCCGGTGGCGCCGTACGGGCCGGCGGAGCCGGCCCCGCACCTGCCCGAGCCCGACCGGCTGCCGGACGGGCTCGCCCTCTGCGTCGGCACGTCGGGGTCGACCGGACGGGTCAAGCGCGCGATGCTCACCCGCGACAACCTGCTCGCGTCGGCCCGTTCCACCCACGAGGTCCTCGGCGGCGACGGCACCTGGCTGCTCGCCATGCCCGCCCACCACGTCGCCGGGCTGCAGGTCCTCGTGCGCTCGCTCGTCGCCGGCACCACCCCGGGCGTCCTCGACCTCGGGGGCGGCTTCACCGCCGCCGGCTTCGTCGCCGCGACGGCCGCACTGACCGGCGCGGGGCGGCGCTACACCGCCGTCGTCCCCACCCAGCTCACGCGCCTGCTGGAGGACCCCGCGGGGGCCGCGGCGCTGGCGTCGTACGACGGCGTCCTGGTCGGCGGGGCGGCGACCCCGCCCGCCGTGGTGCGCGCCGCGGCCGCGGTGGGGGTGCGGCTCGTGCGGACGTACGGCGGCAGCGAGACCGCCGGCGGGTGCGTGTACGACGGCCTGCCCCTGCCGGTCAGCGAGGTCCACATCGACAACGACGGTCACGTCGTCCTCGGCGGCGTGACCGTCGCGCACGGGTACCTCGGCGAGCCGGCGCTGACCGCCGACGCGTTCGCCGTCGACGCCGACGGCACGCGGTGGTTCCGCACCGACGACCTCGGGCGGCTCGACGACGAGGGGCGGCTCGAGATCGTCGGGCGCGCCGACGACGTCATCAACACCGGTGGGCTCAAGGTCACGCCGGGCACGGTCGAGGACGCCGTCTCGCGGTTCGTGCCGGGGGTGCGCGACGTCGTCGTCGTCGGGACGCCGCACCGCACCTGGGGCGAGGCGGTGTCGGCGGTGGTGACCCTGCAGCGGGGCGCGCCGACGCCGTCCCTGCGCGACGTGCGCACCGCGCTGCGCGGCGTCGTCCCCGACCACGCGCTGCCGCAGCGGCTCCTCCTTCTCGACGCGCTGCCGCTGCGCGGGCCGGGCAAGCCCGACCGGCGGGCCCTCGTGCAGGTCTTCGCGGACCAGGACGAGGCGGATGAGACACTGGTCGCTCGACGCACGGACGCGGGGCCCGGCTGAGGGTCCTCGCGAGAGGAGGGAGCCACGGTGCTGCGGGTGGTGCTCACGCTGGCGAGCCTGGCGCTGACCATCTACGCGCTCATCGACTGCCTCCAGACCCCCGACGACCAGGTCAAGCACATCCCCAAGCTGTTCTGGGCGCTGCTCGTCCTGCTCGTGCCGTGGGTCGGGCCCATCTCGTGGCTCATCGCGGGGCGCACCCGCTCGCTGCCGCCGCGCGGCCGGCCCACCGGGCCGAAGGGGCCGGAGGACGACCCCGACTTCCTGCGCGGCCTGTGACCGGCCCGCTCCGCCCGCCCTGCCCCTGCGCACCGAACCCGAAGGTCTGACCCCGCCCGTGGCCACGTTCTCCCAATGGGTCGCCGGTGCGCGACCCCGCACGCTCCCCGCCGCCGTCGCCCCCGTCGCCGTCGGCACCGCCGCCGCGCACGCGGTCGGTCGGGCCGACGCGAGCGGTGCGCTGCTGGCGCTGCTGGTCTCCCTCGCGCTCCAGGTCGGCGTCAACTACGCCAACGACTACTCCGACGGCATCCGCGGCACGGACGCGGTCCGGGTCGGTCCGGTGCGGCTCGTCGGGCAGGAGCTCGCCGACCCGGCCGAGGTCAAGCTGGCCGCGTTCCTCAGCTTCTTCTTCGCCGCGCTCGCCGGGCTGGCGCTGGTCGCGGTGTCGCAGCAGTGGTGGCTGCTGCTCGTCGGGGTGCTCTGCGTCCTCGCGGCCTGGTACTACACGGGCGGGTCGCGGCCCTACGGGTACGCCGGGCTCGGCGAGGTCATGGTCTTCGTCTTCTTCGGGCT includes these proteins:
- a CDS encoding class II fumarate hydratase, producing MGGMSSDATPYRIEHDTMGEVRVPRDALYQAQTQRAVENFPISGRPIEPALIAALGRVKGAAARANAELGVLPQPVADAVVAAAARVAAGELDDEFPIDTFQTGSGTSSNMNTNEVVATLATRSLGDRVHPNDHVNASQSSNDVFPTAVHLATTQALVEDVVPALTHLAESLERKAAELGHVVKAGRTHLMDATPVTIGQELGGYAAQVRHGIERVRATLPRVAELPLGGTAVGTGINTPKGFAERVIRLLADETGLPLTEARDHFEAQGARDGLVEASGALKTVAVSLTKICNDLRWMGSGPRAGLGEIAIPDLQPGSSIMPGKVNPVICEATLMVCAQVIGNDTTVTVAGMQGAFELNVMMPVMARNVLESARLLAASARVLADRCVDGITAHEEHARELAESSPSIVTPLNRYIGYENAAAVAKTALKEGKTIRQVVVEKGFVADDGGEGTLTEAQLDAALDVLSMTRRP
- the menE gene encoding o-succinylbenzoate--CoA ligase — encoded protein: MTTVRPLAVPTGPRVAQVLPALEAALRGGAPVAPYGPAEPAPHLPEPDRLPDGLALCVGTSGSTGRVKRAMLTRDNLLASARSTHEVLGGDGTWLLAMPAHHVAGLQVLVRSLVAGTTPGVLDLGGGFTAAGFVAATAALTGAGRRYTAVVPTQLTRLLEDPAGAAALASYDGVLVGGAATPPAVVRAAAAVGVRLVRTYGGSETAGGCVYDGLPLPVSEVHIDNDGHVVLGGVTVAHGYLGEPALTADAFAVDADGTRWFRTDDLGRLDDEGRLEIVGRADDVINTGGLKVTPGTVEDAVSRFVPGVRDVVVVGTPHRTWGEAVSAVVTLQRGAPTPSLRDVRTALRGVVPDHALPQRLLLLDALPLRGPGKPDRRALVQVFADQDEADETLVARRTDAGPG
- a CDS encoding PLD nuclease N-terminal domain-containing protein is translated as MVLTLASLALTIYALIDCLQTPDDQVKHIPKLFWALLVLLVPWVGPISWLIAGRTRSLPPRGRPTGPKGPEDDPDFLRGL
- a CDS encoding 1,4-dihydroxy-2-naphthoate polyprenyltransferase — translated: MATFSQWVAGARPRTLPAAVAPVAVGTAAAHAVGRADASGALLALLVSLALQVGVNYANDYSDGIRGTDAVRVGPVRLVGQELADPAEVKLAAFLSFFFAALAGLALVAVSQQWWLLLVGVLCVLAAWYYTGGSRPYGYAGLGEVMVFVFFGLVATLGTQLTQAGRVTWAGLLGAVGVGGLVTAILVANNLRDIPTDREQGKLTLAVRLGDRGTRVLYVALVVVSAAAVVGCAALQVWSDADRTALLGHPGWPWALLGLLSLPLAVPLVRGLRSGATGRDLVPVLSGTGRLTLVYALLLGVGLVL